One segment of Herbaspirillum hiltneri N3 DNA contains the following:
- a CDS encoding carbohydrate ABC transporter permease yields MSNSTVSLSSTGTHSSKAAPQSRRSGKFAALADNWLPRLVLSPTIILSLVFVYGFIALTGYLSLTNSRLMPNYEFAGFDQYTRLFALDRWWTAASNLGIFGGLFILLCLAIGLFMAILLDQKIRAEGALRAVYLYPMALSFIVTGAAWKWILNPGLGLEKMMHDWGFLNFHFDWLVNSDMAIYTVVIAGVWQSSGFVMALFLAGLRGIDDSIIKAAMVDGASLPTIYRRIVIPALRPVFFSVLLVLGHIAIKSFDLVMALTAGGPGNSSDLPAIFMYQFSFTRGQLGLGAASAVMMLATVLAVLVPLMYLETKGTRNGR; encoded by the coding sequence ATGTCCAATTCAACAGTTTCCCTGTCGTCGACCGGCACCCACAGTAGCAAAGCCGCACCCCAGTCCCGGCGCAGTGGAAAATTCGCCGCGCTGGCCGACAACTGGCTGCCGCGCCTGGTCTTATCACCGACCATCATTTTGTCGCTGGTCTTTGTCTACGGCTTCATCGCACTCACCGGCTATCTGTCGCTGACCAATTCGCGCCTGATGCCCAACTACGAATTCGCCGGCTTCGACCAATACACCAGACTGTTCGCGCTCGACCGCTGGTGGACCGCCGCCAGCAACCTCGGCATCTTCGGCGGCCTGTTCATCCTGCTGTGCCTGGCCATCGGCCTGTTCATGGCGATCCTGCTGGACCAGAAGATCCGCGCCGAAGGCGCACTGCGCGCCGTCTACCTGTATCCGATGGCGCTGTCCTTCATCGTCACCGGCGCCGCCTGGAAATGGATTCTCAATCCCGGCCTCGGCCTGGAAAAAATGATGCATGACTGGGGCTTCCTCAACTTTCATTTCGACTGGCTGGTCAATTCCGACATGGCGATCTACACCGTGGTCATCGCCGGAGTGTGGCAGTCGTCCGGCTTTGTGATGGCGCTGTTCCTCGCAGGTCTGCGCGGCATCGATGACTCCATCATCAAGGCTGCCATGGTCGACGGTGCCAGCTTGCCGACCATCTATCGCCGCATCGTCATTCCGGCGCTACGTCCGGTGTTCTTCAGCGTGCTGCTGGTACTCGGCCACATCGCCATCAAGAGCTTCGACCTGGTGATGGCGCTGACCGCCGGCGGACCCGGCAACTCGTCGGACTTGCCGGCGATCTTCATGTATCAGTTCTCCTTCACGCGCGGACAGCTCGGCCTCGGCGCCGCGTCCGCCGTGATGATGTTGGCGACCGTGCTGGCCGTGCTGGTGCCTTTGATGTACCTGGAAACGAAAGGAACCCGCAATGGCCGTTGA
- a CDS encoding carbohydrate ABC transporter permease, protein MAVDTFAPKGGPNQERKPLTIGRVLIYILLVLVALYYLAPLYVMITTSLKSLDEIRTSNLLAPPMAPTVAAWGKAWDTACTGVDCGGLAPFFWNSLKMTIPAVLISTLIGSLNGYVLAHWRFRGSEALFAALMVGCFIPFQVVILPMARLLGMFDLANTTPGLIFVHIVYGIAFTTLFFRNYYVTVPEELVKAARIDGAGFFLTYRKIIFPLSLPIFMVCFIWQFTQIWNDFLFGVVFGGSDAKPVTVALNNLVNTSTGVTEYNVNMAAAIIAALPTLLVYILAGKYFVRGLTAGAVKG, encoded by the coding sequence ATGGCCGTTGATACCTTCGCTCCCAAAGGGGGCCCGAACCAGGAGCGCAAGCCGCTCACCATCGGCCGCGTGCTGATCTACATCCTGCTGGTGCTGGTGGCGCTGTACTACCTCGCGCCGCTGTACGTGATGATCACCACCTCGCTCAAGTCGCTCGACGAAATCCGCACCAGCAACCTGCTGGCGCCGCCGATGGCGCCGACAGTTGCCGCCTGGGGCAAAGCCTGGGATACAGCTTGCACCGGCGTCGACTGCGGCGGCCTCGCGCCATTCTTCTGGAATTCGCTGAAGATGACGATCCCGGCCGTGCTGATCTCCACCCTGATCGGCTCGCTCAACGGCTACGTGCTGGCGCACTGGCGCTTCCGCGGATCGGAGGCGCTGTTCGCGGCACTGATGGTCGGCTGCTTCATCCCGTTCCAGGTGGTGATCCTGCCGATGGCGCGTCTGCTGGGCATGTTCGACCTGGCCAATACGACGCCCGGCCTGATCTTCGTCCATATCGTCTACGGCATTGCGTTCACGACGCTGTTCTTCCGCAACTACTACGTGACCGTGCCGGAAGAGCTGGTCAAGGCGGCGCGCATCGATGGCGCCGGTTTCTTCCTGACTTACCGCAAGATCATCTTCCCGCTGTCGCTGCCGATTTTCATGGTGTGCTTCATCTGGCAGTTCACGCAGATCTGGAACGACTTCCTGTTCGGCGTGGTGTTCGGCGGCTCGGATGCAAAACCGGTGACCGTAGCGCTCAACAACCTGGTCAACACCTCGACCGGCGTGACCGAGTACAACGTCAACATGGCAGCGGCGATCATCGCTGCGCTGCCGACGCTGCTGGTGTACATCCTCGCTGGTAAATACTTTGTGCGTGGTTTGACTGCCGGCGCAGTCAAAGGCTAA
- a CDS encoding ABC transporter ATP-binding protein, with the protein MASLSIRNVRKVYPNGNEVLKGIDLEIEDGQFLILVGGSGCGKSTLLNMIAGLESVSEGEIMIGDRVVNNVAPKERDIAMVFQSYALYPTMTVRENISFGLGIRKIPKAEQKEIVERVANILQITHLLDRKPALLSGGQRQRVAMGRAIARDPSLFLFDEPLSNLDAKLRVEMRAEIKRMHQRLGSTIVYVTHDQIEAMTLGDRIAVMKDGVVQQFGSPQEIYDSPSNLFVAGFIGSPSMNFLRGKLTTDGTAPAFELEHGGQKTLLSLPLNGNADAVSKWVGRDIVLGIRPEHVTDAMSARNGDPLSNGHGGNYRPTEVSCTVELTEPTGPDTLVVARFNDAPVTCRTHPRAGALPNEPLKLAFDLTKALLFDPASEQRIA; encoded by the coding sequence ATGGCAAGCTTATCAATTCGCAACGTGCGCAAGGTTTACCCGAACGGTAATGAAGTCCTCAAGGGCATCGACCTCGAAATCGAAGACGGCCAGTTCCTGATCCTGGTCGGCGGCTCCGGCTGCGGCAAGTCGACGCTGCTCAACATGATCGCAGGCTTGGAGAGCGTGTCCGAAGGCGAGATCATGATCGGCGACCGCGTCGTCAACAACGTCGCCCCGAAAGAGCGCGACATCGCCATGGTGTTCCAGTCCTACGCGCTGTACCCGACCATGACCGTGCGCGAAAACATTTCCTTCGGCCTCGGCATCCGCAAGATCCCCAAAGCCGAACAAAAGGAAATCGTCGAGCGCGTCGCCAACATCCTGCAGATCACCCATCTGCTGGACCGCAAGCCGGCGCTGCTCTCGGGCGGCCAACGCCAGCGTGTCGCTATGGGCCGCGCCATCGCACGCGATCCTTCGCTGTTCCTGTTCGACGAACCGCTGTCGAACCTGGACGCCAAGCTGCGCGTCGAAATGCGCGCCGAAATCAAGCGCATGCACCAGCGCCTGGGCAGCACCATCGTCTACGTCACGCATGACCAGATTGAAGCGATGACCCTGGGCGACCGCATCGCCGTCATGAAGGACGGCGTGGTCCAGCAGTTCGGCAGCCCCCAAGAAATTTACGACTCGCCAAGCAACCTGTTCGTGGCCGGCTTCATCGGCTCGCCGTCGATGAACTTCCTGCGCGGCAAGCTCACCACTGACGGCACCGCCCCTGCATTCGAACTGGAGCATGGCGGCCAGAAGACTTTGCTGAGCCTGCCGCTGAACGGCAACGCCGATGCGGTTTCCAAATGGGTGGGTCGCGACATCGTGCTCGGCATTCGTCCGGAACACGTGACCGACGCCATGAGCGCTCGCAACGGAGATCCGCTGAGCAACGGCCACGGCGGCAACTACCGTCCGACCGAAGTCAGCTGCACCGTCGAACTGACCGAGCCGACCGGCCCGGATACTCTGGTGGTGGCGCGCTTCAACGATGCGCCGGTGACTTGCCGCACGCATCCGCGCGCAGGCGCTTTGCCGAATGAGCCGTTGAAGCTGGCGTTCGATCTGACCAAGGCCTTGTTGTTTGATCCGGCTTCGGAGCAGCGGATCGCTTGA
- a CDS encoding ComEC/Rec2 family competence protein, which yields MNYEVDFLPVGEGSGDAIVIRYGDDTAGYHLHVVDGGRAGTAETIINHITKFYQNYHIDHMVLSHADDDHATGLVGVMEKIKVKNLWMNRPWLYASEILDHFHGNFTLQGLIDDIKGRHPYLVELEELAIKQGTQIHEVFQGSTIGAFKVLAPTRDRYVNSIPDFEKAPERYTTEAAGSPSFGLLRSLAEAAKKWLEEKWDVETLAKDTKTSASNESCVVQYGVLGGKGALLTADVGPIGLMEAANFGAQLGLDRPKFVQVPHHGSRHNVTPSVLDIWLGPKQPQGTVVGTAFCSVGSNKADYPRGQVTNAFMRRGFKVYSTRTKWLSHYAGSGHANMIPAVAEEFANKVESL from the coding sequence ATGAACTATGAAGTCGACTTCTTGCCTGTAGGGGAAGGTTCTGGGGACGCAATTGTTATTCGCTATGGCGACGATACCGCGGGCTATCACCTTCACGTAGTGGATGGGGGACGTGCTGGGACGGCAGAAACCATCATCAACCACATCACTAAGTTTTACCAGAACTACCACATCGACCACATGGTGCTTTCGCACGCTGATGACGATCACGCGACCGGGCTTGTTGGTGTGATGGAGAAAATCAAAGTTAAGAATCTGTGGATGAACAGGCCGTGGCTTTATGCCTCGGAAATTCTTGATCATTTCCACGGCAACTTCACATTGCAAGGCCTGATTGACGACATTAAAGGGCGACATCCTTATCTGGTCGAACTTGAGGAGCTTGCCATTAAGCAAGGGACCCAAATACATGAGGTCTTTCAGGGTTCTACAATTGGTGCATTCAAGGTCCTTGCGCCCACGAGAGATCGGTATGTCAACTCGATCCCTGATTTTGAGAAAGCTCCTGAAAGATATACGACTGAAGCTGCCGGATCTCCGAGCTTTGGACTGCTACGGTCTTTGGCAGAAGCTGCGAAAAAATGGTTGGAAGAAAAGTGGGATGTGGAAACGCTTGCGAAAGACACTAAGACTTCTGCGTCCAACGAAAGCTGCGTGGTGCAGTATGGCGTACTAGGCGGCAAAGGAGCTTTGCTCACAGCGGACGTAGGCCCCATCGGATTAATGGAGGCTGCCAATTTTGGCGCTCAGCTTGGATTGGACCGGCCCAAATTCGTGCAAGTGCCGCATCATGGAAGTAGGCATAACGTAACTCCGTCGGTCTTGGACATATGGTTAGGACCTAAGCAACCCCAAGGCACAGTAGTCGGCACAGCATTCTGCTCAGTCGGTTCAAACAAGGCGGACTACCCACGTGGCCAAGTTACGAATGCTTTTATGCGCAGAGGCTTCAAGGTCTACTCGACCCGTACCAAATGGCTATCGCACTACGCCGGCAGCGGTCACGCCAATATGATTCCGGCAGTTGCAGAAGAGTTTGCTAACAAAGTGGAGAGCCTCTGA
- a CDS encoding DUF4145 domain-containing protein, with amino-acid sequence MTGNLTINKQQGQKITCFCRDCHRETKHEIIAEATLSGSDESGGYSTGWAIEHQIIRCLGCETFSFRKIAGTEHDYVQIDENEWEYQASIDIYPNPRQGRQPLADAGLLPDKIQRIYEESLQALNDIQPVLCGIGTRAIIETVCKDKNATGGDLYNKINSLVGLGVLTRDGADILHKLRTLGNDAAHEVKPHSLQELGLAFDVVDHLLLGVYILPDHAKKTFK; translated from the coding sequence ATGACAGGTAACCTCACAATAAACAAGCAACAAGGCCAAAAGATCACTTGCTTTTGTCGCGACTGCCATCGTGAAACAAAGCATGAAATTATTGCCGAAGCGACTCTAAGCGGTTCCGACGAGTCGGGTGGCTATTCAACTGGCTGGGCTATTGAGCATCAAATAATAAGATGTCTCGGTTGCGAAACATTCTCTTTTAGGAAAATCGCCGGAACAGAACATGACTATGTGCAAATCGACGAAAACGAGTGGGAATACCAAGCAAGCATCGACATATATCCGAACCCTCGCCAAGGTCGGCAACCCCTAGCCGACGCAGGGTTGTTGCCGGATAAGATTCAACGGATCTATGAAGAATCACTCCAGGCGTTGAATGACATTCAGCCAGTTCTTTGCGGAATAGGCACTCGTGCAATCATAGAGACCGTCTGTAAAGACAAGAATGCAACCGGTGGCGATCTATATAACAAGATTAACTCGCTAGTCGGGCTCGGCGTACTAACACGAGATGGCGCCGATATCCTACATAAGCTTCGTACTCTCGGAAACGATGCAGCTCACGAAGTTAAGCCCCACTCTCTTCAAGAGCTTGGCCTTGCCTTCGATGTGGTTGACCATCTTTTACTGGGTGTTTATATCTTGCCAGATCATGCAAAAAAGACTTTTAAATGA
- a CDS encoding CusA/CzcA family heavy metal efflux RND transporter — MFERIIRFAIEHRWLVLLAVFGLAAYGVYSYQKLPIDAVPDITNVQVQINTSAPGYSPLETEQRISFPIETVMSGLPNLDQTRSLSRYGLSQVTVIFKDGTDIYFARQLVNERIQEARSKLPSGIDPAMGPISTGLGEIYLWTVEAKEGAKNADGVPYSPADLREIQDWIIKPQLRNVPGVTEINSIGGYAKEYHVAPSPAKLASYGLTLQNVAAALERNNANVGAGYIEKRGEQYLIRAPGQVASLDDIRNIILGNVQGVAIRIRDVAEVGIGRELRTGAATENGREVVLGTVFMLIGQNSRTVSQAVDKKMAEINRSLPEGVQAVTVYDRTVLVDKAISTVKKNLIEGAVLVIAVLFLFLGNIRAAVITAMVIPLAMLFTFTGMVSNHVSANLLSLGALDFGIIIDGAVVIVENCVRRLAHAQQHHGRPLTRSERFHEVFAASREARRPLLFGQLIIMIVYLPMFALTGVEGKMFQPMAFTVVAALLGAMILSVTFIPAAIALFIGDKVDEKENALMRAAKRIYAPLLQASLRNKPVVLSLAAAVIVLCTLLGTKLGSEFVPSLNEGDLAIQALRIPGTSLTQSVEMQQQLERTLKDNFPEIERVFARTGTAEVASDPMPPNISDGYIMLKPQDHWPKPRKTRDELIAAIQETVASLPGNSYEFSQPIQLRFNELISGVRSDVAVKVFGDDMDVLNDTAAKIAATLGKVPGATEVKVEQSTGLPMLTVKIDREKTARYGLNIGDVQDTVAMAIGGKEAGTLFQGDRRFDIIVRLPENERNDLDAIKRLPIPRPQADGKLSYIPLGEVADFDIAPGPNQVSRENGKRRVVVSANVRGRDLGSFVDDAAAGIAAQVKIPTGYWIAWGGQFENLQSATQRLQIVVPVALLLVFVLLFAMFNNVKDGLLVFTGIPFALTGGVLALAMRGIPLSISAAVGFIALSGVAVLNGLVMIAFIRTLREEGRSLDDAIFEGAMTRLRPVLMTALVASLGFVPMALATGTGAEVQRPLATVVIGGILSSTLLTLLVLPLLYRLVHAPDSEDKDEGNTARSWRTCLQAWLRRDRRKDVSSM; from the coding sequence ATGTTTGAACGCATCATCCGCTTCGCCATCGAGCATCGATGGCTGGTCTTGCTGGCCGTCTTCGGCCTGGCGGCCTATGGCGTCTACAGCTACCAGAAGCTGCCTATCGACGCCGTCCCCGACATCACCAACGTCCAGGTGCAGATCAACACCTCCGCGCCCGGCTACTCGCCGCTGGAAACCGAGCAGCGCATCAGCTTCCCGATCGAGACCGTCATGTCCGGCCTGCCCAACCTCGACCAGACACGCTCGCTGTCGCGCTACGGGCTGTCGCAGGTGACCGTCATCTTCAAGGACGGCACGGATATCTACTTTGCGCGCCAGCTGGTCAATGAACGCATCCAGGAAGCGCGCAGCAAGCTGCCGTCCGGCATCGATCCCGCCATGGGACCGATCTCGACCGGCCTCGGCGAAATCTACCTGTGGACGGTTGAAGCCAAGGAAGGCGCAAAGAACGCCGACGGCGTGCCCTACTCGCCCGCCGACCTGCGCGAAATCCAGGACTGGATCATCAAGCCGCAGCTGCGCAACGTGCCCGGCGTGACCGAGATCAATTCCATCGGCGGCTACGCCAAGGAATACCATGTCGCACCGTCGCCGGCCAAGCTGGCCTCCTACGGTCTGACGCTGCAAAACGTGGCGGCGGCGCTGGAGCGCAACAACGCCAACGTCGGCGCCGGCTACATCGAGAAGCGCGGCGAGCAATACCTGATCCGCGCGCCCGGCCAGGTGGCCTCGCTCGACGACATCCGCAACATCATCCTCGGCAACGTGCAAGGTGTGGCGATCCGCATCCGCGACGTCGCCGAGGTCGGCATCGGCCGCGAACTGCGCACCGGCGCCGCCACCGAGAACGGCCGCGAAGTCGTGCTCGGCACCGTCTTCATGCTGATCGGCCAGAACAGCCGCACGGTCTCGCAAGCAGTCGACAAGAAGATGGCCGAGATCAACCGCTCGCTGCCCGAAGGCGTGCAGGCCGTCACCGTGTACGACCGCACGGTGCTGGTCGACAAGGCCATCAGCACCGTCAAGAAGAACCTCATCGAAGGCGCGGTGCTGGTGATCGCGGTGCTGTTCCTGTTCCTCGGCAACATCCGCGCGGCCGTGATCACGGCGATGGTGATTCCGCTGGCGATGCTGTTCACCTTCACCGGCATGGTGTCCAACCACGTCAGCGCCAACCTGCTGAGTCTGGGCGCGCTCGACTTCGGCATCATCATCGACGGCGCCGTCGTGATCGTGGAAAACTGCGTGCGGCGTCTGGCCCACGCGCAGCAGCATCACGGCCGGCCGCTGACACGCAGCGAACGCTTCCACGAAGTCTTCGCCGCCTCGCGTGAAGCGCGCCGCCCGCTGCTGTTCGGCCAGCTCATCATCATGATCGTGTACCTGCCGATGTTTGCGCTGACCGGCGTCGAAGGCAAAATGTTCCAGCCGATGGCCTTCACCGTGGTCGCAGCCTTGCTGGGCGCGATGATCCTCTCGGTCACCTTCATCCCGGCGGCAATTGCGCTGTTCATCGGCGACAAGGTCGACGAAAAGGAAAACGCTCTGATGCGCGCCGCCAAGCGCATCTACGCGCCGCTGCTGCAAGCCTCGCTGCGCAACAAGCCGGTGGTGCTGTCGCTGGCAGCTGCGGTAATCGTCCTGTGTACGCTGCTCGGCACCAAGCTCGGCAGCGAGTTCGTGCCCAGCCTCAACGAAGGCGACCTGGCGATCCAGGCCCTGCGCATACCCGGCACCAGCCTGACGCAATCGGTGGAGATGCAGCAGCAGCTGGAACGCACGCTCAAGGACAACTTCCCCGAGATCGAGCGCGTGTTCGCCCGCACCGGCACCGCCGAAGTGGCGTCCGACCCGATGCCGCCGAACATCTCCGACGGCTACATCATGCTCAAGCCGCAAGACCACTGGCCCAAGCCGAGGAAGACACGCGACGAACTGATCGCCGCCATCCAGGAGACCGTCGCCAGCCTGCCCGGCAACAGCTACGAGTTCTCGCAACCGATCCAGTTGCGTTTCAATGAACTGATCTCGGGTGTGCGCAGCGACGTCGCGGTCAAGGTCTTCGGCGACGACATGGACGTGCTCAACGACACCGCCGCCAAGATCGCAGCCACCTTGGGCAAGGTCCCCGGCGCGACCGAAGTCAAGGTCGAGCAATCGACCGGCCTGCCGATGCTGACGGTGAAGATAGACCGCGAGAAGACCGCCCGCTACGGCCTCAACATCGGCGACGTGCAGGACACCGTCGCCATGGCCATCGGCGGCAAGGAAGCCGGCACGCTGTTCCAGGGCGACCGCCGCTTCGACATCATCGTGCGGCTGCCGGAAAACGAACGCAACGACCTCGACGCCATCAAGCGCCTGCCGATCCCACGACCACAGGCCGACGGCAAACTCAGCTATATCCCGCTGGGTGAAGTCGCCGACTTCGACATCGCCCCCGGCCCCAACCAGGTCAGCCGCGAAAACGGCAAACGCCGCGTCGTCGTCAGCGCCAACGTGCGCGGACGCGACCTCGGCTCCTTCGTCGACGACGCTGCCGCCGGCATCGCCGCACAGGTAAAAATCCCGACCGGCTACTGGATCGCCTGGGGCGGCCAGTTCGAGAACCTGCAGTCGGCAACACAACGCCTGCAAATCGTCGTGCCGGTCGCCTTGCTGTTGGTGTTCGTGCTGCTGTTTGCGATGTTCAACAACGTCAAGGACGGCCTGCTGGTCTTCACCGGCATCCCGTTCGCGCTGACCGGCGGCGTGCTGGCGTTGGCCATGCGCGGCATCCCGCTGTCGATCTCCGCCGCCGTCGGCTTCATCGCACTGTCAGGCGTGGCGGTGTTGAACGGCCTGGTGATGATCGCCTTCATCCGCACCCTGCGCGAAGAAGGCCGCTCGCTCGACGACGCCATCTTCGAAGGCGCAATGACGCGCCTGCGACCGGTGTTGATGACTGCGCTGGTGGCGTCGCTGGGATTCGTGCCGATGGCGCTGGCAACCGGCACCGGAGCGGAAGTACAGCGGCCGCTGGCGACCGTGGTCATCGGAGGGATTTTGTCGTCGACCTTGTTGACGTTGCTGGTGCTGCCGTTGTTGTATCGGTTGGTGCATGCACCGGATTCAGAGGATAAGGACGAAGGCAATACAGCGCGATCATGGCGCACCTGCTTGCAGGCTTGGCTGCGCCGCGATAGGCGCAAGGATGTCTCGTCAATGTAA
- a CDS encoding efflux RND transporter periplasmic adaptor subunit — translation MTKKQKLTIAAIVAITALLAALILFSGASKSAPADAHAESGHNHAAEKTTKDDHKEAKGGHDEDKDHKDDDHDEKGHDGKGHDEDSKIAFSDQQLKTAGIVLDTAAPGRIRTSLQLPGEIRFNQDRTAHVVPKVNGVVESVSANLGQQVKKGQVLAIVSSSTLSEQRSELLNAQQRLTLAQATHAREKTLWQEKISAEQDYLQAGQALKEAEIAVRNAQQKLAAIGAGASASGLNRYEIRAPFDGIVVEKHLALGEAVKEDASIFTISDLSSVWAEMTVAARDMNAVRVGESVTVNATAFASSANGKIAYVGALLGEQTRTAKAHVVLPNPGNAWRPGLFVNVDVLAQETDVALAVAADAVQSVEQKQVVFVRVADGFRKQEVTPGRSDGKRVEILKGLSAGDVYAAAGSFVIKAELGKGSAEHAH, via the coding sequence ATGACCAAGAAACAGAAACTCACCATCGCCGCGATTGTGGCCATCACGGCGCTGCTGGCCGCACTGATCCTGTTCAGCGGCGCAAGCAAATCTGCACCGGCCGACGCCCATGCCGAAAGCGGCCATAACCACGCCGCAGAAAAGACGACCAAGGACGATCACAAGGAAGCCAAAGGCGGCCACGACGAAGACAAGGATCACAAAGACGACGACCACGATGAAAAGGGTCACGATGGAAAGGGTCACGACGAAGACAGCAAGATCGCCTTCAGCGACCAGCAACTCAAAACCGCCGGCATCGTCCTCGATACCGCCGCCCCCGGCCGCATCCGCACCAGCCTGCAACTGCCCGGCGAAATTCGCTTCAACCAGGACCGCACCGCGCACGTGGTGCCCAAGGTCAACGGCGTGGTCGAATCGGTCAGCGCCAATCTCGGCCAGCAGGTAAAGAAGGGGCAAGTGCTCGCCATCGTCAGCAGCAGCACGTTGTCGGAACAACGCAGCGAGTTGCTGAATGCGCAGCAGCGACTGACGCTGGCGCAGGCAACCCACGCGCGCGAAAAAACCTTGTGGCAGGAAAAGATCTCCGCCGAGCAAGACTACCTGCAAGCCGGACAAGCGCTGAAGGAAGCTGAAATCGCCGTGCGCAATGCGCAGCAAAAGCTGGCCGCCATCGGCGCAGGCGCCAGCGCTTCAGGACTGAACCGCTACGAAATCCGCGCCCCCTTCGACGGCATCGTCGTGGAGAAGCATCTCGCGCTCGGTGAAGCCGTGAAGGAAGATGCCAGCATCTTCACCATCTCCGACCTGTCCAGCGTCTGGGCCGAGATGACGGTCGCCGCCCGCGACATGAACGCCGTGCGCGTCGGCGAAAGCGTCACCGTCAACGCCACCGCATTCGCCTCCAGCGCCAACGGCAAGATCGCCTACGTCGGCGCCCTGCTGGGCGAACAGACGCGCACCGCCAAGGCCCACGTGGTCCTGCCCAATCCCGGCAACGCCTGGCGTCCCGGCCTGTTCGTCAATGTCGACGTGCTGGCGCAGGAAACCGACGTCGCACTCGCCGTCGCCGCCGATGCGGTGCAGTCGGTCGAGCAGAAACAGGTCGTCTTCGTGCGCGTCGCCGACGGCTTCCGCAAGCAGGAAGTCACGCCCGGCCGCAGCGACGGCAAGCGTGTGGAAATCCTCAAGGGCCTCAGCGCGGGCGATGTCTACGCCGCCGCAGGCAGCTTCGTCATCAAGGCCGAACTGGGTAAAGGGAGCGCCGAACATGCGCATTAA
- a CDS encoding TolC family protein: MYTRFYPLGLALLLACPAYTHAQEAATPLTLSNAVALALDNNPELSAARHELEAVDATVAQAGARPNPELSTLMEDTRKSTRTTTIQLNQPIELGGKRAARIGAAERSREAARIELAIRRDEIRTAATSAFFAVLTAQERRRLAQESADLACSAADATGRRVTAGKISPVEETRARVAAASARLELSQADGELDLARRRLAGLWGNAQPHFTLAEGAAGQLPPLPAIADIAGRSADAPQLRLARLEVERRQALSKIESSKRIPDATLSLGRKRDEEAGRSMWVVGVSMPLPFLDSNRGNLEEALRRTDKARDELAAAETRMRTDIAQAYEKLRNAHAEVAVLHSDILPGAQSAYAAAGKGFELGKFNFLEVLDAQRTLFQARSQYLRAISDAHLASAELERLLGSAGPNQ; this comes from the coding sequence ATGTACACCCGTTTCTATCCGCTGGGACTGGCGCTTCTGCTCGCCTGTCCGGCCTACACGCATGCGCAGGAGGCGGCGACGCCCCTGACGCTGAGCAACGCCGTCGCGCTCGCGCTCGACAACAACCCCGAACTGTCCGCCGCCCGGCATGAACTTGAGGCGGTCGACGCCACCGTCGCGCAAGCCGGCGCACGCCCCAATCCCGAACTGTCGACGCTGATGGAAGACACGCGCAAAAGCACGCGCACCACCACCATCCAGCTCAACCAGCCGATTGAACTCGGCGGCAAGCGCGCCGCCCGCATCGGCGCCGCCGAACGTTCACGCGAGGCTGCCCGCATCGAGCTTGCCATCCGGCGCGATGAAATCCGCACTGCCGCCACGTCTGCGTTCTTCGCCGTGCTGACGGCACAGGAACGCCGACGCCTGGCGCAAGAATCCGCCGATCTGGCCTGTAGCGCCGCCGACGCCACCGGCCGTCGCGTCACCGCCGGCAAGATCTCGCCGGTGGAAGAGACCCGGGCGCGCGTTGCCGCTGCCTCGGCCCGGCTGGAGCTGAGCCAGGCCGACGGCGAACTCGACCTCGCGCGCCGCCGCCTCGCCGGACTGTGGGGCAACGCCCAGCCACACTTCACGCTGGCCGAAGGCGCTGCCGGGCAATTGCCGCCGCTGCCCGCCATCGCCGATATCGCCGGGCGCAGCGCCGACGCGCCGCAACTGCGGCTGGCCCGGCTCGAAGTCGAACGTCGCCAGGCCTTGAGCAAGATCGAGAGCAGCAAGCGTATTCCCGACGCCACGCTGAGCCTGGGCAGGAAGCGCGACGAAGAAGCCGGCCGCAGCATGTGGGTGGTCGGCGTGTCGATGCCGCTGCCCTTCCTCGACAGCAATCGCGGCAATCTCGAAGAAGCCCTGCGCCGCACAGACAAGGCACGCGATGAACTCGCCGCTGCGGAGACGCGCATGCGCACCGACATCGCGCAGGCCTATGAAAAGCTGCGCAACGCCCACGCCGAAGTTGCCGTCCTGCACAGCGACATCCTGCCCGGAGCACAGAGCGCCTATGCCGCCGCCGGCAAGGGCTTCGAACTCGGCAAGTTCAATTTCCTGGAAGTGCTGGACGCCCAGCGCACCTTGTTCCAGGCGCGCTCGCAATACCTGCGCGCGATCTCCGACGCCCACCTTGCCTCGGCCGAACTGGAGCGCCTGCTCGGTTCCGCCGGCCCCAACCAATAA